The genomic region TTTGGATAGAAACTGCCCGATTATTATCGATTGCAACTATTACTCGCTTCGGATATAATGCCACGGCCGGGTTATGGGCCGGTTAACACGCCACAACAAGCAGGGAGAAAACATCAATGCACGAGGAACTTTACAAGAATCTGCGCGAATTCCTGGATAAACTGCCGGGAGGTTATCCGGAAACACCAACCGGAGTCGAGATCAAGATACTGAAGAAGCTCTTCACGCCCGAAGACGCAGAGCTGACGCTGAACCTACGACAAACTCCGGAAACTCCTGCAGAAATCTCCAAGCGAACCGGGATTCCCGAAAAGAAACTCGCCGAAAAGCTTGAGGATATGGCCCTCAGGGGGCTTATCTTCCGCGTACGCGAAGGCGACCAAAGGAAATATCAGGCCGTCCAGTTCATTGTCGGCATCTACGAATTTCAACTGGCCACGATCGACCGCGAGTTCTGCGAGTATGTCGAAGAATATTTCCCCTACCTCGGCATGTCCTTCATGCCGCTCGAAACAAAACAACTGCGCGTGGCGCCGATCGACGCCGCAATCGACGCGATGCCTGAAGTCGCCACTTACAACAAGATTCGAGACCTGGTGAAACAGCAGAAACTGATTGCGATGGTCCCATGCATCTGTCGCAAAGAGCAGGGAATCATGGGGAAACCATGTGACCGGCCGAAAGAACTCTGTTTTTCATTCGGGGAATTCGCGCAGTACACTCTCGACAACAAGGTCGGCCGCCAGTTGACAGTGGAAGAGGCGTTGAAGATGCTTGATCTGGCCGAGGAATCCGCGCTTGTGCTGCAACCGAGCAACACACAGGAGCTTTCCTGGATCTGCAGTTGCTGCGGGTGTTGCTGCGGAGGACTCCGACGGATGAAGATGATGGAGAATCCGGCCGATTACGTTCGCTCATATTATACGGCCACAATCGACGCCGATCTTTGTACTGCCTGCGGGACCTGTCTTGACCGCTGCCAGATCGATGCAATCAAGGAGAACGGAGAGGTCATGGAAGTGGATCCGGCCCGGTGCATCGGATGCGGGCTCTGCGTGCCCACCTGCCCCGTCGAAGCCGTTTCGCTATTCGAGAAAGCCGGCGTCGTGACTCCACCGAAAGACTTGAACGAAATGATGGACCGCTTATCAAAGGAACGCGGCCTGGCCTGACGAATCCGACCTGTTCAGGGGACACACTGATCAGTGTGTCCCCCTTTTTTTGATTTTTGCCAAACACGAATGCTATCATGAAAGAAATCTGAATGAGAAGGAAAATCTCTTGCCGCAGCTTGATCTCCATGAAACACATGCCGAATATTCCGCCGAACCTGAAGTAAGAGCCCCACTCTCGCGCCGGCTGATCATATCGTTTCTTTCGATAGCCGCTATCTCGATCCTCTCTTTCCTGTGGTGTCTTCATCTGGTTCAGCAGGCGCGAAGCCAGGGATTTGTCCTGCAAGAGATCAAGCCGCTGATGGACACGCTCATCGGCTGGGGAAAGTCTCTTTATTGGCTTGGGGGCCGGCCGCTTTTCGTTCCGGCGATATTAGGTGTTGCCGCGGCGCTCGCAGTGGCAGCATATGCGGCATTTCGGAAGGACTGCGCCGCTCTTGCCTCCAATCGGCGGCTGCTGATTCTGGCGCTCGCCTTTGCGCTTATGTACATTATCGGCGGCACGTCAAGCTTCGCACTTTATATTGCCGGCATTATCGCCGTCATCCTCTTGGGCTGGTTCAGCGAGTTTCGAAGGGAAAGCGTCGCTGAGCCGGCGCCCATCGAAAGAAAAGAAAAGGCTCTTCTCGGTATGATTCTTCTGCTGGGTCTGCTGCTGCGCATGTATCAGGTGGATGTTTTTCCAAGACTCTACACGGCGGATGAGCAACTGCTCGCGCAGGTGGTGCTTGAACTGGGTGAGCGGCCCTTCGAGTTCTTTTCCGAGCCCCACATCATGAAGCCTCACCTGCTCAGAATTGCAGGGATTCGGCTGGCTTTTATGACACTGGGCACAGGCTTGTTTCAGCAGCGAGCCGTATCAGTTTTCGAGGGGACCACCACAATTCTGCTTGTGTACCTGTTGGGCCGAAGCCTCTGGGGGAACCGGGCCGGCATGTTCTCGGCGTTCCTGCTGGCGATTGATCCCTGGCATATCGGCCACAGCAAAGCCGGTGTGCACAATATCGAGGGCCCTCTGTTTCTTGCGCTGTTGCTGCTGTTGATCATGAGAACCGTACGGCAAGGCAGCATTCGGAATCTCATCTTTCTTGGGGCCGTCGCCGGCGCAACGGTTTACCTCTACCTGTCCTGTGTGATCCTGGCGCCATTCGCTGTAATTGCCGCCATTGCAGGGCGGTATCGCCAGAACAAACTGAAATCGGTCCTCTTGAAAGAAGCCGTCATCATGGTCGCTGCCGCAGTAGTCGTTGCCCTGCCATACTTCACAGTCGGCCGCGAAAATATCCGGGAACTGGAATCGTTCTACACAGCGGGCGGAAATTTTCTGACCGCGGCGAAAGAACACGGGTGGAACCCCCTCTTCGTCCTCTTTGTCAACTCGTGGAATGGCATCGAGCACATAATCAACTGGACGGATCGAAGCATTCACCCTGCGAAAACATTCTATCCGAATCCGGTGGCGGTCGGCCTGGCTCTTTTAGGTGTAGGTACGCTGATTGGCCTGCGAAAGAAGTTTGAACATGTCCTCGTGCTCCTCGTGATTCCAATTGCCTGGCTCCCAATGAGCCTGTCATACGGGTTTGCCGAGCGCCGGCTTTTTTCGGGACTGCTGCCTGTTCCAGCGTTGCTGGGGGGCCTTATCCTGGCGAGGCTGTGGGAGCAGAAGTTCTCAGGATATGCAGCCCGTCGCCTGAGTCGCGCGCTGTTCGTTTCGATTCTCATTGCCGCTGTCCCGCTGACTGCGTTTATTGTGTATTCGGATGCCGATCCGATGTCGGGCGGCCGAGTTCACCCGCGGAAGACGGCAGAGTATATCGGCTCGCTCCCGCCGGAATATTCTGTCTTCGTTTCCAACCCGGTCAAAGACATCCCTTTCCTGGTCTGTCTTGCCAGCTACGATAGATTGAAAGGAAAGGCCGATAATAATGCCTTCAGCTTCGTCTCATTCGAGATGCTCGATGCGATGGCGGAAAAAATAGCGCTGACGCCCAATGTGGCGGTTGTTATGGGTGTCGGCGCGGGAGAGAGAGAATTTCTGCGGAAGGTAAAAGCCCTCAATCCCGATTCGGAGATTGTCGAGGCAGACGAGTTCCTTGCTTGTCTGATTCACAAAAACACACCGGACAGGCGAGAGGATTAGTACAGCTTCAGTACCGCCAGGATATTATCGGCGGACTGATCGATGTCATGGTAGATGACATACCTGAACCCCAACGCCCTCAGCCGCTCCCCCTCCTCAAGTGAAAGCTTTCCCGCTTTCGAGCTCTTGGGAATCAGCTCCCGCCCGTATTCAACCACCTGCGGATCGGTTCGGGAAAGCAGCCCCGCCGGTATCGGCTTCTCATGCAGTGTCTGATAGTACATATACTTCGCCAGCGCCGGATAGCTATCTGAAGGCAAATCCATCACCGCGAATTCCTGTTCGTCTCGTCCAATGTCCATATAAATCTTCGGAACCGCCGGCATCTCCTGCATGAATGGAATATTCCACAACTCGATCAGCAGAAGGACGCTGAAAGCCGCTGCAACCATCGTCCCGGAACGAGCATTGCGTGAACACGCTTGAATTTTGTCAATGAAATGCTTCAGCCCATAGCATGCTAAAACGAATATCCCGATTTGCGCCGGAACAACGAACCGGTAAGGCGTCCTCATCACTCCAAAAAACGGCAAGTACTTGTACAGCGCAAGGTACGGCATCGGGATAGCGAATGACCATTTCCCGAAATGCAGGCGCGTCCCGAGCGAAAGCACCAGGAAGACCAGCAGCATCGCCAGCCAGAATCCGTTTCTGCGCATTGGAGCCTTGACCAGCGCGACAACAGCAAGACCGATAATCGTGAACGTCAGAAATGTGGCATGGCCGGGAACACCGGAAAGATAATAAATGGACTGCGGCATCAGCCGGAAGAGGAACCGGTAGAAAACGTGCTTGTCCGCCGGCAGAATATATCCGAGTGCGTTCGCGGAAAACAGATCGAGCATCTGCTCCGGCTGTGGTTCAGCCGCGCCTGACCTCATCACCGCGATCAAGAACGGCAGGAGCAAGAGCCCGCTTCCGGCAAAAAGAATCGAGAACCTGATGAGACTCTCCCGCCCGAACAACTCGTCCCTCCAGAACAGCGCCGAATAAACGAGGAAAAGCGCAGTCAACAGAGCGAGAAAGTAAACGTACATGTTACAGGTTAGAAAGGTGGCGCCTGCCAGCATCGCGCCGATCAGCGGGTTTCTCCATCTCTTCTCGCGCAACGTCTTGAGCAGAAACATCACGTACAAGGGGATAAACCCGGTGCTTAACAGTGCGATGTGCACGATGTGCATGCTGCGGTAGGGAGCGAACGCGAAGGCCGCTCCCCCGAAAAAAGCAACCAGATTATCCTTTATCAGATATTTCACCAGCGCGAACATCCCCAATCCCGCAATAACAAACGAGAGAAGCGATGCAATATTACATCCCAGAATGATTCCGTGTGGCTTGCTCATGAGGAGTTGGAACGGAATGGTCAACAGGCTGTTCAACAGAGTCAATTCGTGCAGGACCAGACTCGCGCCGTTGGGATAAAAGAGATAGGTTGTACGGAATGGATTCG from Candidatus Abyssobacteria bacterium SURF_5 harbors:
- a CDS encoding 4Fe-4S ferredoxin, translated to MHEELYKNLREFLDKLPGGYPETPTGVEIKILKKLFTPEDAELTLNLRQTPETPAEISKRTGIPEKKLAEKLEDMALRGLIFRVREGDQRKYQAVQFIVGIYEFQLATIDREFCEYVEEYFPYLGMSFMPLETKQLRVAPIDAAIDAMPEVATYNKIRDLVKQQKLIAMVPCICRKEQGIMGKPCDRPKELCFSFGEFAQYTLDNKVGRQLTVEEALKMLDLAEESALVLQPSNTQELSWICSCCGCCCGGLRRMKMMENPADYVRSYYTATIDADLCTACGTCLDRCQIDAIKENGEVMEVDPARCIGCGLCVPTCPVEAVSLFEKAGVVTPPKDLNEMMDRLSKERGLA